The window ttataaccTACTTCCCCAGTAAAATTTTGTAGTGCTAGTTCTTTTAATATGTCGGCATGATTTTGGGAGGACGATGTTGTATGTCTTATTAGACGTGCAAAGAGGGTCATTAAGAATGAAGAAGTTGGTCGGACATTAGCTTGAGCATTTTCAAAGGTATCCTGTTATGAATTGGATGTGCCGTATGCTATTGTGTGAGGACCAATGTGAGACTATTGTTTAAGTTTAACAAGCTTATTCACCGAGCAATGATAGTCCACTTCTTACAGTATCTCGTTGAAGGTGCATATATGGTCTAGAAAGCTAGATCGATAATTATACCTGGTACATGTAAACAAAATTGCAAACCTTTCCTGTGTAGGTATACCCGTAGCACTCGTGTCTATGTTGAAGTTGACTACATGCCAAATTGACTAACATTATGAAAGAGGAAAGTTTAATTCCTGCTATTATTTTTGTACAGCATATTTCAGTGATATATGTGTTGGTGCAATTGCATGCCGGCttgagaaaaaggaaaatggagCTGTCCGCGTGTACATCATGACATTGGGAGTTTTAGCACCATACCGTGGGCTAGGCATTGGTAAGCAAGCACTGTTCGTATTATAAATTTGGTATGGCAGGGGGGAGTCTGTTTGAGAAACCACCAAGTCATGCTTATTGGTTACAACCGTGGTCGAAATACATGAACCATGCTTTGGTCAAGTTTACCTTCTCGATACGACCATGCTTTGGTCGAGTTTACCTTCTGGATACGACTTGTTATATATACAGTGAATTGTTATTTAAATGTCTAATAGAATTAAGATTAAGGTGTCAAGAAAAAGTCCTCATACTTTTTGGTGGTACTGTCTTACGGCAAAATATTTGCTTAATCTGGATATTAACAACCGCATAGTTTTCTTATCTAAGTTGTGGGATTTTCGCAGGTAAAAAACTGTTGAACCATTCTCTTGATCTGTGCGCCAAGCAAAATATTTCAGAAATATACTTGCATGTTCAGACAAACAATGAGGACGCCATAAACTTCTACAAGAAATTTGGGTTCGAAATCACGGAAACCATCCAGAATTATTACACGAACATCACCCCTCCAGACTGCTACGTTCTTACCAAGTATATCACTCAGACAAAGAAATAAATGTCAAAGCTATCAAATGGGGAAGTTGTTAcattaaattttgatcttttgTTATTTCTAAATTATGCTAGATGATGTCTGGTTGTTAGAGTTATGAACTTGCTAAAATTTGTTCGAAAGCTAAGTTATGTGACTGTTCGTCTGCTGTATTTCTGGAGAAATGACTGTCGTTTGTTGATCGGATTAGCTTATGATCATTTGAAAGTTTTCTAATTTATCAGGACCAAGGGTTTTCGGCACTTCAGCAAAAATGAGGAGAAATGGTGGAATTTTGGAAAAGTGGAcaatttagtaaaataaatttgaaacttTAGAGATTATTCTTGTAATCTAGGAAAACTCATGTGACTTGGGTGAAAACACGGCAAACCTttaaagagtgtaacaaaaaggtaaaataaaagGGTAGTGCTATttacacttatttttacctttcacacatATTTGTTAATATTTGTCCGTTAatgttcttcaatttattcgatatgacggtcgaaaattaagagaagtgtgcgagaagtaaaaatgagtgtggatAACACcatcaaaataaaacaaaccaaGACATTTGTCACACCTTTCACAAATTAGCTTTTGGCCTATTGTATTGTTTGTGGTTAAGAGCATTTTCACTTACAGCCGAGACGTGAAGTTTGAATCCTCCCACCCTCtcaaaacctaaacctaaaaTTCTCAGTGAACTCGTCCCAACATCCCACTAAATGCTCCTTTGAACCATTTAACCATATAGGCTTactactttcttttttttcttggctAAAAAACcatcatatattattattttgacataTTTTTCTTATGAGTTCTTTCATATAATATTCAGAACATCTCACTACGTGCCTAATTCCTTGGAAAGAGATCATTTACGGGTCTCTTCCTCCAAAGTCCACGGATTAAGTAATCCGGACCTTTAGCCAAAACAGAGAAGTtagtaaaaaattttaaaagctataataattttttaccgttgaattaaattttaagggtccggatcacttgatcaGTGAGTTTTGGAGAAAGATCcggaaataattttttttcctaattccTTGACTAGCTAATCATGACATGTGGGCGCATTAACCAATCCAATTTGTTGCTTTGagattacccttttttttttttatgcaccTAGCATCGCCCATTCCTACCAACCAAATGGACCATGCACCctctttaattaattagctgGGTGTTGAATTTTAAGTTCCCTTTGTTATATATGGTAAAAGTTCTGGCTGTCCCTCCCACCCTAAACCTTAAACACTCAACTATCCCAACACATCTGAATAATTTTTCATAAACTCATTTATGTGGCGAGAAATGCTGGAAAGACTATatatttaaactatattttgtaaACGTTGATCTAGAGTTCAATTTTTAAACTAGAAAAAATGATGTCAATCAATATTTTTTGCTTTAGGTCAAGTGATGAGTATATTTTAGCACGTGATATTATATCGATATTAGTTAAAGGGGAAAACTTCGTAAGCGATGATGAGTAAAGTTTGGCATGTCCTTTGCTCCGTAGCCACAACCCCATGCTAGGTGTAAATCATCGCCATACTGAACTAGTCTGCGTGTGAAAGAGTGTAGGTGCTGCACTATATATAAGTACCTAACAAATACTCATTTGGGACACAAGAAACAACTGCTCTCTAgaattctctctctcccccctctgaTCTTGTACCTATGCTTCGTTTCATTCTTCATTTCTGCAGAATATGTGAGTATATTATCACTCGCCATGGATCGATCCTGAGTTTACTACTCCCGCTATCCTCTTGTTCTACTTGTAATCATCTCTAATTCCTCAAATATCTCTCTTGATTCTGATTTCtgtgttcttcttcttcaagaccAGTGAAAAGGAAGTCCATGAACCAACAAAACATTAGTTCATGGTGAATAACACTCTTTTCATTTGCCATCAGTTTcatgattctttattttttttacttgttttgaAAGGAAAACAGGGAGGAAAAATTGGAACGAGTCTGGTAGGACACTACGTTGAGCCTTATTCAAATTCAGCAGAAGACACAGTTCTACAACTCGATTTTGGTTGGTTAATtagtgagaagtcttagataTATTTTTCGTGTTATATAACCGGAAGAAGTATCGCTTATGTTGTACTTGGGCGTCACTCTTGTATAGAATAACATGTTTTCTTTAGAAATCAACGAAACGTTTTCCCCAAGTTTAATGATGTTGTATTGTTTCTTATCAGGTGCATGGAACCATTAGTATATGGGGAGTAGCGGAAGAGTACGAGAGACTTAGCCAAGGAAAGACTGCCCACTTTCACTAAGGAAGAGAAGAAGCTGATAAGGTCGGGTCCTTCGATTTTATTGGCATCAACTACTATGCTGCAAAGTACATGGAAAGGATGCCAGTTAAATCTTGCGGTATGGTAGTTGATGCCAATAAAATCGAAAAACCCCTTTATCagcttcttctcttcctcgatGAAAGTCGGGAGCCCTTCCTTGGCTAAGTCTCTCATACTCTTCGGCTACTCCCCATATACTAACGGTTCCATGTACCTGATAAGTAACAGTACAACATAAAAACATGGAGAAAACGTTTCGTTGATTTCTAAAGAAAGCAATCTGCAAGATTCAATACGTGACAGACACAAAACTATTGTTGAGACTCTTGAGCATTCACCAATagtgtatatacatatatgtactgTTGTGTTTTCACTTGTTACAGAATATGAGATGAAATTTGTGTACGCCGGTGATTATCTTTCGCTCATTGGATTTGACAAATCCAAACGGATGATGAAACGTCGTTATTAATCATATGATCTAATGGTGTTCTCATATTTGTAGCTCTAGAAAATGATTGTTGCCAAAGACACTGGAAGATGATTGCACTTACAACTTTACGAAAATCAATTGACAAGGACGAGCAACAACTCGAAGATGATTGTGttaaactctttcattttgaatttttggttatCAATTTAACAAATCCTTATTACTTTTAAACCATTTCCTAGTTTCCATTGCTCGAGATAACTCGAGCCCTCTCAAAAACAACTCGAGCTCATCTCAAATGATTGTTGAGTTATCTCTTTTGTCTCGAGTGTTATATTTGCTTGATGTTATACTCGATGGATGTCGATATGGCCTAGAGTTGTTCGCAAAGGGGCTTGAGTAGTTATTCTCGAGGGATAGTCTAGGGTAATGGGAACCAAACAATGAAGTTAAATGCAATTGGGGTGGTTAAGGCCTTAATcttttaaaacaattaaaataattacctcaatttttaaaaattgaacaTCTGTTAGATCACTCCAAATACTAAAAGTGATTTTCACTTGTCATCAACTTTAAAATCCGTAAGTCAAATCCTTTTAGCCAAGTTAAACTCTAAGTTTCCTTGGCTAAAAGGGGTCAAGTTAAGGATTTAAGGCTTCGCAAATGACTTGCGAGACTCAATGGCCTCATCCAACCAACTAATTTAATACCCTGCTTAATTACAAGAATGTGCTACCAAATGTAGCCATAGATGAATTAAGAGTTAAACTGTCGCATCCCGGTCCGGGTTCTCATCATATCCCGGGCTCAAAttcaccgtagcacaata of the Pyrus communis chromosome 1, drPyrComm1.1, whole genome shotgun sequence genome contains:
- the LOC137708653 gene encoding uncharacterized protein → MGAGREVQSSLDGLRDKNVMQLKKLNTALFPVRYNDKYYADALASGDFTKLAYFSDICVGAIACRLEKKENGAVRVYIMTLGVLAPYRGLGIGKKLLNHSLDLCAKQNISEIYLHVQTNNEDAINFYKKFGFEITETIQNYYTNITPPDCYVLTKYITQTKK